CGATCGTGCTGGTGACGGCGGCGATCACCATCGAGCACAACCGCGCCCGGCCGCTGCTGAACATCCGCTGGCTGACGACCTCGAACATGGTGCGCCTGGCGTTGTCGGTGCTGCTGATCCGCATCGTGCAATCGGAGGCCACCGGCACCGTCGGCTTCCTGCAGGCGCTGGGCCTGCAGAACGACCAGATGCGCGATCTGTGGCTGGTCACGCTGGCCGCCAGCATCGCCGGCATGGCGGCCAGCGCGCTGACGATCTCGCCCAGCCGCATCCAGGTCTCGCTGATGTTCGCGCTGGTGCTGATGGCGATCGGCGCCTACATGGATGCGCACGCCACTAACCTCACGCGGCCGGCGCAGATGTACATCAGCCAGGGGCTGCTGGCATTCGCCGGCATCTTCTTCATCGGCCCCGTGTTCGTGTCCGGCTTCGGCGCGATCATCGCGCAGCCGAACAACCTGATCAGCTTTTCGCTGATGTTCTCGATGACCCAGAACCTGGGCGGCCTGCTCGGTTCCGCGCTGGTGGGCACGGTGCAGGTGCTGCGCGAAAAATACCATTCCAGCCAGCTGGTCGAGCACCTCACGCTGATCGATCCGCTGGTGGCCAGCCGCGTGCAGGGCAGCGGGGCCGCGCTGGCCGGCACGCTGGCCGACCCGGCGCTGCGCAGCGCGCAGGGCGTGGCGTCGCTCGGCGCGGCGGCCACGCGCGAAGCCAACATCCTCGCCTACAACGATGTCTTCCTGCTGATCAGCATCGTCGCCGTGGCCACGCTGGCGTGGCTGCTGGCGCACTACCTCTGGCAGCTGTGCACCGCCTGCCGGCCGGCCGTGCCGGCGCAGAATGCCCAGACGGGCATGGCCAGAGTTTCCCTTGAAAATTCCGGATCGAAATGAGCGCAAACGACACCAATCCTCCATCCGCACCTGCACCCGCATCCGCACCCGCACCTGCGGCGCCCCCCGCGGCAGCTGCGCCGGCTGCCGCAGCGCCCGGCCAGCCCGACCGGCCGCACCAGTGGTTCGCCATCGCCGGCTTCGCGCTGATCGCGCTGGTCGGCGTGCTGGTCGTGCTGTACGCATGGCGGCTGCCGCCGTTCACCAGCCCGGTCGTGTCGACCGAGAACGCGCTGGTGCGCGGGCAGGTGACGGTGATCGGCACCCAGCTTTCCGGCTATGTCACGCAGGTGCACGTGCAGGACTTCCAGCTGGTGAAGCAGGGCGAGCTGCTGGTGGAAATCGACCGCCGCATCTACGAACAGCGCTACGAGCAGGCCGAGGCCCAGCTGGCGGCGCAACAGGCCGCGCTGGAAAACTGGGGCCAGTCGCGCCGCAGCGCCGCCGCCACCATCGCGCTGCAGGAAGCGGCGCTGGCCAACGCGCGGGCCCAGGCCACCCGTGCCAGCGCCGATCTCGGGCGCGTCGAGGAACTGGTGCAGGATGGCTCGCTGTCGCAGCGCGAGCGCGATGCGCAGCGGGCCGCCCATGCGCAGGCCCGGGCCGCCGTGGCGCAGGCCCAGGCCAATGTCGAGATCTCGCGGCAGCAGTCGCAATCCGTGACGGTCAACCGCGCCGCGCTGGAAGCGGCGGTGGCCAACGCCGCGGCGGCGCTGAAGGCGGCGAAAGTAGACCTGGACAACACGCGCATCGTCGCGCCATCGGATGGCCAGCTGGGCCAGGTGGGCGTGCGGCGCGGCGCGTTCGTCAATTCCGGCGCCCAGCTGATGGGGCTGGTGCCCCGGCAGATGTGGGTCATCGCCAATTTGAAGGAAACCCAGATGAGCGGGGTGGGCGTGGGGCAGAGCGCCACGTTCAAGGTCGATGCGCTCGATGGCGCCGTGCTGACCGGGCAGGTCGAGCGCATCTCGCCGGCCACCGGCTCCGAGTTTTCCGTGCTGCCGGCCGATAACGCCACCGGCAACTACGTGAAGATCGCCCAGCGCATCCCGGTGCGGATCAGCATCGATGCCGGCCAGCGGCTTGCCGACCGGCTGCGGCCCGGCATGTCGGTTGTCGTCAGCATCGACACGTCGTCCGAGCGCATCGACGCGGAGGCGCGGCGATGAGGCGTGGTTCGCTTGCGCTGGTTGCGATGCCGCTCGCGGCGGTGTTGCTGGCCGGCTGTGCCGCCAGGGTGGCCGATCCGCCGGCGTCGATGCTGCAGGT
Above is a window of Pseudoduganella dura DNA encoding:
- a CDS encoding MFS transporter, giving the protein MRHRSQPGRIIVTSTFLTVTTAITHSMDVYAPQTWKPHERPMLPGSPSSPLHSPQRRLAYLLVGFIVALTGGLGNALVTVNLVYAQGTLGVYQAEIQWLPTVYVMANVSMNLLLVKFRQQFGLRLFTELFLVLYALATLAHLFVHGLGSAIAVRAASGICGAALTTLGLYYTLQGFPAQHRLKGVVLGIGFSQLALPIARIFSTELLEIAEWRGLYWFELGMCLLSLGCVLLLKLPPGDRIRAFEKLDAVTFALFAPGVALLCAVLGLGRTVWWFEAPWLGWCLAGSIVLVTAAITIEHNRARPLLNIRWLTTSNMVRLALSVLLIRIVQSEATGTVGFLQALGLQNDQMRDLWLVTLAASIAGMAASALTISPSRIQVSLMFALVLMAIGAYMDAHATNLTRPAQMYISQGLLAFAGIFFIGPVFVSGFGAIIAQPNNLISFSLMFSMTQNLGGLLGSALVGTVQVLREKYHSSQLVEHLTLIDPLVASRVQGSGAALAGTLADPALRSAQGVASLGAAATREANILAYNDVFLLISIVAVATLAWLLAHYLWQLCTACRPAVPAQNAQTGMARVSLENSGSK
- a CDS encoding HlyD family secretion protein, with amino-acid sequence MSANDTNPPSAPAPASAPAPAAPPAAAAPAAAAPGQPDRPHQWFAIAGFALIALVGVLVVLYAWRLPPFTSPVVSTENALVRGQVTVIGTQLSGYVTQVHVQDFQLVKQGELLVEIDRRIYEQRYEQAEAQLAAQQAALENWGQSRRSAAATIALQEAALANARAQATRASADLGRVEELVQDGSLSQRERDAQRAAHAQARAAVAQAQANVEISRQQSQSVTVNRAALEAAVANAAAALKAAKVDLDNTRIVAPSDGQLGQVGVRRGAFVNSGAQLMGLVPRQMWVIANLKETQMSGVGVGQSATFKVDALDGAVLTGQVERISPATGSEFSVLPADNATGNYVKIAQRIPVRISIDAGQRLADRLRPGMSVVVSIDTSSERIDAEARR